In Felis catus isolate Fca126 chromosome E1, F.catus_Fca126_mat1.0, whole genome shotgun sequence, the following proteins share a genomic window:
- the LOC101094304 gene encoding polyunsaturated fatty acid lipoxygenase ALOX12 isoform X10, protein MGRYRIGVATGAWLFSGSHNRVQLWLVGARGEARLELRLRPARGQEEEFEREVPKDLGPLQFVKLRKHHSLVDDAWFCDCITVRGPGACEEATFFPCYRWVQGQDVLSLPEGTARLAGDNALDVFQKHREKELKERRRLYCWATWKEGLPRTIAAERQDDLPPNSRFHEEKRLDFEWALKAGALEMVLKRVYTLLSSWSRLEDFDQIFWGQKSDLAERVHHCWRDDELFGYQFLNGANPMVLRRSASLPSRLVLPSGTEALGAQLERELQSGSLFEADFSLLDGIPANVIRGEKQYLAAPLVMLQMRPEGKLLPVVIQIQPPSPSCPAPPLFLPSDPPLAWLLAKIWVRNSDFQLHQLQYHLLNTHLVAEVIAVATMRCLPGLHPVFKLLIPHIRYTLEINTRARSQLISEGGIFDKAVSTGGGGHVHLLRRAMAQLTYSSLCPPDDLAARGLLGIPSALYAHDALRLWEIIARDDIVRGDPELQAWCREITEVGLCQAQDRARVTDAPNPPQHGGPIRPGPQPGWDAPGSRWGSRALLVVIFLHAIQTG, encoded by the exons ATGGGCCGCTACCGCATCGGCGTGGCCACCGGCGCCTGGCTCTTCTCCGGGTCGCACAACCGCGTGCAGCTGTGGCTGGTCGGGGCGCGCGGGGAGGCGCGGCTGGAGCTGCGGCTGCGGCCGGCACGGGGCCAG GAGGAGGAGTTCGAGCGCGAAGTCCCCAAGGACCTGGGGCCCCTGCAGTTCGTGAAGCTGCGCAAACACCACTCGCTGGTGGACGACGCTTGGTTCTGCGACTGCATCACCGTGCGCGGCCCCGGAGCCTGCGAGGAGGCCACCTTCTTCCCCTGCTACCGCTGGGTGCAAGGCCAGGACGTGCTGAGCCTGCCCGAGGGCACcg CGCGCCTGGCAGGAGACAATGCCTTGGACGTGTTCCAGAAGCATCGGGAGAAAGAGCTGAAGGAGAGACGAAGACTGTACTG CTGGGCCACCTGGAAGGAAGGGTTACCCCGGACGATAGCGGCAGAACGCCAGGACGATCTGCCTCCAAACTCGAGGTTCCATGAGGAAAAGAGGCTGGACTTCGAGTGGGCGCTGAAGGCAGG GGCTCTGGAGATGGTCCTCAAGCGCGTTTACACCCTCCTGAGCTCCTGGAGCCGCCTGGAGGATTTTGACCAGATCTTCTGGGGCCAGAAGAGCGACCTGGCTG AGAGGGTTCACCACTGCTGGCGGGACGATGAACTTTTCGGCTACCAGTTCCTCAACGGCGCCAACCCCATGGTGCTGAGACGCTCCGCCTCCCTGCCCTCTCGGCTGGTGCTGCCCTCGGGGACCGAGGCGCTGGGGGCCCAGCTGGAGAGAGAACTCCAG AGCGGTTCCCTGTTTGAGGCTGACTTCAGCCTGCTGGACGGAATCCCGGCCAACGTGATCCGAGGAGAGAAGCAGTACCTGGCCGCCCCCCTCGTGATGCTCCAGATGCGGCCCGAGGGGAAGCTGCTGCCCGTGGTCATCCAG atccagccccccagccccagctgccccGCGCCCCCGCTGTTCCTGCCCTCGGATCCCCCGCTCGCCTGGCTCCTGGCAAAGATCTGGGTCCGCAATTCCGATTTCCAACTGCACCAGCTCCAGTATCATCTGCTCAACACTCACCTGGTGGCCGAGGTCATCGCCGTGGCCACCATGAGGTGCCTCCCAGGGCTGCACCCCGTCTTCAAG ctcctgaTCCCGCACATCCGCTATACCTTGGAAATCAACACCCGGGCCAGATCCCAGCTCATCTCGGAAGGAGGAATATTTGATAAG GCGGTGAGCACTGGCGGAGGGGGCCACGTGCACTTGCTCCGTCGGGCCATGGCCCAGCTGACCTACAGCTCCCTCTGTCCTCCTGACGACCTGGCTGCGCGGGGCCTGCTGGGAATCCCAAGTGCCCTCTACGCCCACGACGCCCTACGGCTCTGGGAGATCATTGCCCG GGACGACATCGTGAGAGGGGACCCTGAGCTGCAGGCCTGGTGCCGGGAGATCACCGAGGTGGGGCTGTGCCAGGCCCAGGACCGAG CCCGAGTCACAGATGCCCCTAATCCGCCACAGCACGGGGGCCCGATAAGACCAGGACCACAGCCAGGGTGGGACGCGCCCGGGTCCCGCTGGGGCTCCCGTGCTCTCCTCGTGGTTATTTTCCTACATGCGATACAAACGGGGTGA
- the LOC101094304 gene encoding polyunsaturated fatty acid lipoxygenase ALOX12 isoform X1, whose protein sequence is MGRYRIGVATGAWLFSGSHNRVQLWLVGARGEARLELRLRPARGQEEEFEREVPKDLGPLQFVKLRKHHSLVDDAWFCDCITVRGPGACEEATFFPCYRWVQGQDVLSLPEGTARLAGDNALDVFQKHREKELKERRRLYCWATWKEGLPRTIAAERQDDLPPNSRFHEEKRLDFEWALKAGALEMVLKRVYTLLSSWSRLEDFDQIFWGQKSDLAERVHHCWRDDELFGYQFLNGANPMVLRRSASLPSRLVLPSGTEALGAQLERELQSGSLFEADFSLLDGIPANVIRGEKQYLAAPLVMLQMRPEGKLLPVVIQIQPPSPSCPAPPLFLPSDPPLAWLLAKIWVRNSDFQLHQLQYHLLNTHLVAEVIAVATMRCLPGLHPVFKLLIPHIRYTLEINTRARSQLISEGGIFDKAVSTGGGGHVHLLRRAMAQLTYSSLCPPDDLAARGLLGIPSALYAHDALRLWEIIARVWKELGNVPQDNAGETCPHKQYVQGIVRLFYHRDDIVRGDPELQAWCREITEVGLCQAQDRGFPASFQSQSQLCHFLTMCVFTCTAQHGAINQGQLDWYAWVPNAPCTMRMPPPTTKEDVKMATVMGSLPDIRQACLQMTITWHLGRRQPDMVPLGHHKEKYFSSPKAKAVLSQFQTDLENLEREITARNAQVDLPYDYLRPSRIENSVTI, encoded by the exons ATGGGCCGCTACCGCATCGGCGTGGCCACCGGCGCCTGGCTCTTCTCCGGGTCGCACAACCGCGTGCAGCTGTGGCTGGTCGGGGCGCGCGGGGAGGCGCGGCTGGAGCTGCGGCTGCGGCCGGCACGGGGCCAG GAGGAGGAGTTCGAGCGCGAAGTCCCCAAGGACCTGGGGCCCCTGCAGTTCGTGAAGCTGCGCAAACACCACTCGCTGGTGGACGACGCTTGGTTCTGCGACTGCATCACCGTGCGCGGCCCCGGAGCCTGCGAGGAGGCCACCTTCTTCCCCTGCTACCGCTGGGTGCAAGGCCAGGACGTGCTGAGCCTGCCCGAGGGCACcg CGCGCCTGGCAGGAGACAATGCCTTGGACGTGTTCCAGAAGCATCGGGAGAAAGAGCTGAAGGAGAGACGAAGACTGTACTG CTGGGCCACCTGGAAGGAAGGGTTACCCCGGACGATAGCGGCAGAACGCCAGGACGATCTGCCTCCAAACTCGAGGTTCCATGAGGAAAAGAGGCTGGACTTCGAGTGGGCGCTGAAGGCAGG GGCTCTGGAGATGGTCCTCAAGCGCGTTTACACCCTCCTGAGCTCCTGGAGCCGCCTGGAGGATTTTGACCAGATCTTCTGGGGCCAGAAGAGCGACCTGGCTG AGAGGGTTCACCACTGCTGGCGGGACGATGAACTTTTCGGCTACCAGTTCCTCAACGGCGCCAACCCCATGGTGCTGAGACGCTCCGCCTCCCTGCCCTCTCGGCTGGTGCTGCCCTCGGGGACCGAGGCGCTGGGGGCCCAGCTGGAGAGAGAACTCCAG AGCGGTTCCCTGTTTGAGGCTGACTTCAGCCTGCTGGACGGAATCCCGGCCAACGTGATCCGAGGAGAGAAGCAGTACCTGGCCGCCCCCCTCGTGATGCTCCAGATGCGGCCCGAGGGGAAGCTGCTGCCCGTGGTCATCCAG atccagccccccagccccagctgccccGCGCCCCCGCTGTTCCTGCCCTCGGATCCCCCGCTCGCCTGGCTCCTGGCAAAGATCTGGGTCCGCAATTCCGATTTCCAACTGCACCAGCTCCAGTATCATCTGCTCAACACTCACCTGGTGGCCGAGGTCATCGCCGTGGCCACCATGAGGTGCCTCCCAGGGCTGCACCCCGTCTTCAAG ctcctgaTCCCGCACATCCGCTATACCTTGGAAATCAACACCCGGGCCAGATCCCAGCTCATCTCGGAAGGAGGAATATTTGATAAG GCGGTGAGCACTGGCGGAGGGGGCCACGTGCACTTGCTCCGTCGGGCCATGGCCCAGCTGACCTACAGCTCCCTCTGTCCTCCTGACGACCTGGCTGCGCGGGGCCTGCTGGGAATCCCAAGTGCCCTCTACGCCCACGACGCCCTACGGCTCTGGGAGATCATTGCCCG CGTTTGGAAAGAGCTAGGGAACGTCCCCCAAGACAACGCCGGTGAGACCTGTCCCCACAAACA GTACGTGCAGGGCATCGTCCGCCTTTTCTACCACAGGGACGACATCGTGAGAGGGGACCCTGAGCTGCAGGCCTGGTGCCGGGAGATCACCGAGGTGGGGCTGTGCCAGGCCCAGGACCGAG gTTTCCCCGCCTCCTTCCAGTCCCAGAGTCAGCTCTGTCATTTCCTTACGATGTGCGTCTTCACTTGCACTGCCCAGCACGGGGCCATCAACCAGGGCCAG CTGGACTGGTACGCCTGGGTCCCTAACGCCCCGTGCACCATGCGGATGCCCCCACCCACGACCAAGGAAGACGTGAAGATGGCCACAGTGATGGGCTCACTACCTGACATCCGACAGGCCTGTCTTCAAATGACCATCACGTGGCACCTGGGTCGCCGCCAGCCAGACATG GTACCTCTGGGGCACCACAAAGAAAAGTATTTCTCAAGCCCCAAGGCCAAGGCTGTACTAAGCCAATTCCAAACAGATCTGGAAAACTTAGAAAGAGAGATCACAGCCCGGAATGCACAAGTGGACCTGCCCTACGACTACCTGAGGCCCAGCCGCATAGAGAACAGTGTTACCATCTGA
- the LOC101094304 gene encoding polyunsaturated fatty acid lipoxygenase ALOX12 isoform X11: MGRYRIGVATGAWLFSGSHNRVQLWLVGARGEARLELRLRPARGQEEEFEREVPKDLGPLQFVKLRKHHSLVDDAWFCDCITVRGPGACEEATFFPCYRWVQGQDVLSLPEGTARLAGDNALDVFQKHREKELKERRRLYCWATWKEGLPRTIAAERQDDLPPNSRFHEEKRLDFEWALKAGALEMVLKRVYTLLSSWSRLEDFDQIFWGQKSDLAERVHHCWRDDELFGYQFLNGANPMVLRRSASLPSRLVLPSGTEALGAQLERELQSGSLFEADFSLLDGIPANVIRGEKQYLAAPLVMLQMRPEGKLLPVVIQIQPPSPSCPAPPLFLPSDPPLAWLLAKIWVRNSDFQLHQLQYHLLNTHLVAEVIAVATMRCLPGLHPVFKLLIPHIRYTLEINTRARSQLISEGGIFDKAVSTGGGGHVHLLRRAMAQLTYSSLCPPDDLAARGLLGIPSALYAHDALRLWEIIARVWKELGNVPQDNAGETCPHKQYVQGIVRLFYHRDDIVRGDPELQAWCREITEVGLCQAQDRG; the protein is encoded by the exons ATGGGCCGCTACCGCATCGGCGTGGCCACCGGCGCCTGGCTCTTCTCCGGGTCGCACAACCGCGTGCAGCTGTGGCTGGTCGGGGCGCGCGGGGAGGCGCGGCTGGAGCTGCGGCTGCGGCCGGCACGGGGCCAG GAGGAGGAGTTCGAGCGCGAAGTCCCCAAGGACCTGGGGCCCCTGCAGTTCGTGAAGCTGCGCAAACACCACTCGCTGGTGGACGACGCTTGGTTCTGCGACTGCATCACCGTGCGCGGCCCCGGAGCCTGCGAGGAGGCCACCTTCTTCCCCTGCTACCGCTGGGTGCAAGGCCAGGACGTGCTGAGCCTGCCCGAGGGCACcg CGCGCCTGGCAGGAGACAATGCCTTGGACGTGTTCCAGAAGCATCGGGAGAAAGAGCTGAAGGAGAGACGAAGACTGTACTG CTGGGCCACCTGGAAGGAAGGGTTACCCCGGACGATAGCGGCAGAACGCCAGGACGATCTGCCTCCAAACTCGAGGTTCCATGAGGAAAAGAGGCTGGACTTCGAGTGGGCGCTGAAGGCAGG GGCTCTGGAGATGGTCCTCAAGCGCGTTTACACCCTCCTGAGCTCCTGGAGCCGCCTGGAGGATTTTGACCAGATCTTCTGGGGCCAGAAGAGCGACCTGGCTG AGAGGGTTCACCACTGCTGGCGGGACGATGAACTTTTCGGCTACCAGTTCCTCAACGGCGCCAACCCCATGGTGCTGAGACGCTCCGCCTCCCTGCCCTCTCGGCTGGTGCTGCCCTCGGGGACCGAGGCGCTGGGGGCCCAGCTGGAGAGAGAACTCCAG AGCGGTTCCCTGTTTGAGGCTGACTTCAGCCTGCTGGACGGAATCCCGGCCAACGTGATCCGAGGAGAGAAGCAGTACCTGGCCGCCCCCCTCGTGATGCTCCAGATGCGGCCCGAGGGGAAGCTGCTGCCCGTGGTCATCCAG atccagccccccagccccagctgccccGCGCCCCCGCTGTTCCTGCCCTCGGATCCCCCGCTCGCCTGGCTCCTGGCAAAGATCTGGGTCCGCAATTCCGATTTCCAACTGCACCAGCTCCAGTATCATCTGCTCAACACTCACCTGGTGGCCGAGGTCATCGCCGTGGCCACCATGAGGTGCCTCCCAGGGCTGCACCCCGTCTTCAAG ctcctgaTCCCGCACATCCGCTATACCTTGGAAATCAACACCCGGGCCAGATCCCAGCTCATCTCGGAAGGAGGAATATTTGATAAG GCGGTGAGCACTGGCGGAGGGGGCCACGTGCACTTGCTCCGTCGGGCCATGGCCCAGCTGACCTACAGCTCCCTCTGTCCTCCTGACGACCTGGCTGCGCGGGGCCTGCTGGGAATCCCAAGTGCCCTCTACGCCCACGACGCCCTACGGCTCTGGGAGATCATTGCCCG CGTTTGGAAAGAGCTAGGGAACGTCCCCCAAGACAACGCCGGTGAGACCTGTCCCCACAAACA GTACGTGCAGGGCATCGTCCGCCTTTTCTACCACAGGGACGACATCGTGAGAGGGGACCCTGAGCTGCAGGCCTGGTGCCGGGAGATCACCGAGGTGGGGCTGTGCCAGGCCCAGGACCGAG GATAA
- the LOC101094304 gene encoding polyunsaturated fatty acid lipoxygenase ALOX12 isoform X4 codes for MGRYRIGVATGAWLFSGSHNRVQLWLVGARGEARLELRLRPARGQEEEFEREVPKDLGPLQFVKLRKHHSLVDDAWFCDCITVRGPGACEEATFFPCYRWVQGQDVLSLPEGTARLAGDNALDVFQKHREKELKERRRLYCWATWKEGLPRTIAAERQDDLPPNSRFHEEKRLDFEWALKAGALEMVLKRVYTLLSSWSRLEDFDQIFWGQKSDLAERVHHCWRDDELFGYQFLNGANPMVLRRSASLPSRLVLPSGTEALGAQLERELQSGSLFEADFSLLDGIPANVIRGEKQYLAAPLVMLQMRPEGKLLPVVIQIQPPSPSCPAPPLFLPSDPPLAWLLAKIWVRNSDFQLHQLQYHLLNTHLVAEVIAVATMRCLPGLHPVFKLLIPHIRYTLEINTRARSQLISEGGIFDKAVSTGGGGHVHLLRRAMAQLTYSSLCPPDDLAARGLLGIPSALYAHDALRLWEIIARVWKELGNVPQDNAGETCPHKQYVQGIVRLFYHRDDIVRGDPELQAWCREITEVGLCQAQDRATHEASESRSHLLLLKIIPDTQGLSSAETLAINLYCHPLARVTDAPNPPQHGGPIRPGPQPGWDAPGSRWGSRALLVVIFLHAIQTG; via the exons ATGGGCCGCTACCGCATCGGCGTGGCCACCGGCGCCTGGCTCTTCTCCGGGTCGCACAACCGCGTGCAGCTGTGGCTGGTCGGGGCGCGCGGGGAGGCGCGGCTGGAGCTGCGGCTGCGGCCGGCACGGGGCCAG GAGGAGGAGTTCGAGCGCGAAGTCCCCAAGGACCTGGGGCCCCTGCAGTTCGTGAAGCTGCGCAAACACCACTCGCTGGTGGACGACGCTTGGTTCTGCGACTGCATCACCGTGCGCGGCCCCGGAGCCTGCGAGGAGGCCACCTTCTTCCCCTGCTACCGCTGGGTGCAAGGCCAGGACGTGCTGAGCCTGCCCGAGGGCACcg CGCGCCTGGCAGGAGACAATGCCTTGGACGTGTTCCAGAAGCATCGGGAGAAAGAGCTGAAGGAGAGACGAAGACTGTACTG CTGGGCCACCTGGAAGGAAGGGTTACCCCGGACGATAGCGGCAGAACGCCAGGACGATCTGCCTCCAAACTCGAGGTTCCATGAGGAAAAGAGGCTGGACTTCGAGTGGGCGCTGAAGGCAGG GGCTCTGGAGATGGTCCTCAAGCGCGTTTACACCCTCCTGAGCTCCTGGAGCCGCCTGGAGGATTTTGACCAGATCTTCTGGGGCCAGAAGAGCGACCTGGCTG AGAGGGTTCACCACTGCTGGCGGGACGATGAACTTTTCGGCTACCAGTTCCTCAACGGCGCCAACCCCATGGTGCTGAGACGCTCCGCCTCCCTGCCCTCTCGGCTGGTGCTGCCCTCGGGGACCGAGGCGCTGGGGGCCCAGCTGGAGAGAGAACTCCAG AGCGGTTCCCTGTTTGAGGCTGACTTCAGCCTGCTGGACGGAATCCCGGCCAACGTGATCCGAGGAGAGAAGCAGTACCTGGCCGCCCCCCTCGTGATGCTCCAGATGCGGCCCGAGGGGAAGCTGCTGCCCGTGGTCATCCAG atccagccccccagccccagctgccccGCGCCCCCGCTGTTCCTGCCCTCGGATCCCCCGCTCGCCTGGCTCCTGGCAAAGATCTGGGTCCGCAATTCCGATTTCCAACTGCACCAGCTCCAGTATCATCTGCTCAACACTCACCTGGTGGCCGAGGTCATCGCCGTGGCCACCATGAGGTGCCTCCCAGGGCTGCACCCCGTCTTCAAG ctcctgaTCCCGCACATCCGCTATACCTTGGAAATCAACACCCGGGCCAGATCCCAGCTCATCTCGGAAGGAGGAATATTTGATAAG GCGGTGAGCACTGGCGGAGGGGGCCACGTGCACTTGCTCCGTCGGGCCATGGCCCAGCTGACCTACAGCTCCCTCTGTCCTCCTGACGACCTGGCTGCGCGGGGCCTGCTGGGAATCCCAAGTGCCCTCTACGCCCACGACGCCCTACGGCTCTGGGAGATCATTGCCCG CGTTTGGAAAGAGCTAGGGAACGTCCCCCAAGACAACGCCGGTGAGACCTGTCCCCACAAACA GTACGTGCAGGGCATCGTCCGCCTTTTCTACCACAGGGACGACATCGTGAGAGGGGACCCTGAGCTGCAGGCCTGGTGCCGGGAGATCACCGAGGTGGGGCTGTGCCAGGCCCAGGACCGAG CCACGCATGAAGCTTCGGAATCCCGTTCCCACCTCCTCCTACTGAAGATAATTCCAGATACCCAGGGACTGTCCTCCGCAGAGACCCTGGCCATCAATCTTTACTGCCATCCCCTAGCCCGAGTCACAGATGCCCCTAATCCGCCACAGCACGGGGGCCCGATAAGACCAGGACCACAGCCAGGGTGGGACGCGCCCGGGTCCCGCTGGGGCTCCCGTGCTCTCCTCGTGGTTATTTTCCTACATGCGATACAAACGGGGTGA
- the LOC101094304 gene encoding polyunsaturated fatty acid lipoxygenase ALOX12 isoform X7, translating into MGRYRIGVATGAWLFSGSHNRVQLWLVGARGEARLELRLRPARGQEEEFEREVPKDLGPLQFVKLRKHHSLVDDAWFCDCITVRGPGACEEATFFPCYRWVQGQDVLSLPEGTARLAGDNALDVFQKHREKELKERRRLYCWATWKEGLPRTIAAERQDDLPPNSRFHEEKRLDFEWALKAGALEMVLKRVYTLLSSWSRLEDFDQIFWGQKSDLAERVHHCWRDDELFGYQFLNGANPMVLRRSASLPSRLVLPSGTEALGAQLERELQSGSLFEADFSLLDGIPANVIRGEKQYLAAPLVMLQMRPEGKLLPVVIQIQPPSPSCPAPPLFLPSDPPLAWLLAKIWVRNSDFQLHQLQYHLLNTHLVAEVIAVATMRCLPGLHPVFKLLIPHIRYTLEINTRARSQLISEGGIFDKAVSTGGGGHVHLLRRAMAQLTYSSLCPPDDLAARGLLGIPSALYAHDALRLWEIIARVWKELGNVPQDNAGETCPHKQYVQGIVRLFYHRDDIVRGDPELQAWCREITEVGLCQAQDRARVTDAPNPPQHGGPIRPGPQPGWDAPGSRWGSRALLVVIFLHAIQTG; encoded by the exons ATGGGCCGCTACCGCATCGGCGTGGCCACCGGCGCCTGGCTCTTCTCCGGGTCGCACAACCGCGTGCAGCTGTGGCTGGTCGGGGCGCGCGGGGAGGCGCGGCTGGAGCTGCGGCTGCGGCCGGCACGGGGCCAG GAGGAGGAGTTCGAGCGCGAAGTCCCCAAGGACCTGGGGCCCCTGCAGTTCGTGAAGCTGCGCAAACACCACTCGCTGGTGGACGACGCTTGGTTCTGCGACTGCATCACCGTGCGCGGCCCCGGAGCCTGCGAGGAGGCCACCTTCTTCCCCTGCTACCGCTGGGTGCAAGGCCAGGACGTGCTGAGCCTGCCCGAGGGCACcg CGCGCCTGGCAGGAGACAATGCCTTGGACGTGTTCCAGAAGCATCGGGAGAAAGAGCTGAAGGAGAGACGAAGACTGTACTG CTGGGCCACCTGGAAGGAAGGGTTACCCCGGACGATAGCGGCAGAACGCCAGGACGATCTGCCTCCAAACTCGAGGTTCCATGAGGAAAAGAGGCTGGACTTCGAGTGGGCGCTGAAGGCAGG GGCTCTGGAGATGGTCCTCAAGCGCGTTTACACCCTCCTGAGCTCCTGGAGCCGCCTGGAGGATTTTGACCAGATCTTCTGGGGCCAGAAGAGCGACCTGGCTG AGAGGGTTCACCACTGCTGGCGGGACGATGAACTTTTCGGCTACCAGTTCCTCAACGGCGCCAACCCCATGGTGCTGAGACGCTCCGCCTCCCTGCCCTCTCGGCTGGTGCTGCCCTCGGGGACCGAGGCGCTGGGGGCCCAGCTGGAGAGAGAACTCCAG AGCGGTTCCCTGTTTGAGGCTGACTTCAGCCTGCTGGACGGAATCCCGGCCAACGTGATCCGAGGAGAGAAGCAGTACCTGGCCGCCCCCCTCGTGATGCTCCAGATGCGGCCCGAGGGGAAGCTGCTGCCCGTGGTCATCCAG atccagccccccagccccagctgccccGCGCCCCCGCTGTTCCTGCCCTCGGATCCCCCGCTCGCCTGGCTCCTGGCAAAGATCTGGGTCCGCAATTCCGATTTCCAACTGCACCAGCTCCAGTATCATCTGCTCAACACTCACCTGGTGGCCGAGGTCATCGCCGTGGCCACCATGAGGTGCCTCCCAGGGCTGCACCCCGTCTTCAAG ctcctgaTCCCGCACATCCGCTATACCTTGGAAATCAACACCCGGGCCAGATCCCAGCTCATCTCGGAAGGAGGAATATTTGATAAG GCGGTGAGCACTGGCGGAGGGGGCCACGTGCACTTGCTCCGTCGGGCCATGGCCCAGCTGACCTACAGCTCCCTCTGTCCTCCTGACGACCTGGCTGCGCGGGGCCTGCTGGGAATCCCAAGTGCCCTCTACGCCCACGACGCCCTACGGCTCTGGGAGATCATTGCCCG CGTTTGGAAAGAGCTAGGGAACGTCCCCCAAGACAACGCCGGTGAGACCTGTCCCCACAAACA GTACGTGCAGGGCATCGTCCGCCTTTTCTACCACAGGGACGACATCGTGAGAGGGGACCCTGAGCTGCAGGCCTGGTGCCGGGAGATCACCGAGGTGGGGCTGTGCCAGGCCCAGGACCGAG CCCGAGTCACAGATGCCCCTAATCCGCCACAGCACGGGGGCCCGATAAGACCAGGACCACAGCCAGGGTGGGACGCGCCCGGGTCCCGCTGGGGCTCCCGTGCTCTCCTCGTGGTTATTTTCCTACATGCGATACAAACGGGGTGA
- the LOC101094304 gene encoding polyunsaturated fatty acid lipoxygenase ALOX12 isoform X9, which yields MGRYRIGVATGAWLFSGSHNRVQLWLVGARGEARLELRLRPARGQEEEFEREVPKDLGPLQFVKLRKHHSLVDDAWFCDCITVRGPGACEEATFFPCYRWVQGQDVLSLPEGTARLAGDNALDVFQKHREKELKERRRLYCWATWKEGLPRTIAAERQDDLPPNSRFHEEKRLDFEWALKAGALEMVLKRVYTLLSSWSRLEDFDQIFWGQKSDLAERVHHCWRDDELFGYQFLNGANPMVLRRSASLPSRLVLPSGTEALGAQLERELQSGSLFEADFSLLDGIPANVIRGEKQYLAAPLVMLQMRPEGKLLPVVIQIQPPSPSCPAPPLFLPSDPPLAWLLAKIWVRNSDFQLHQLQYHLLNTHLVAEVIAVATMRCLPGLHPVFKLLIPHIRYTLEINTRARSQLISEGGIFDKAVSTGGGGHVHLLRRAMAQLTYSSLCPPDDLAARGLLGIPSALYAHDALRLWEIIARYVQGIVRLFYHRDDIVRGDPELQAWCREITEVGLCQAQDRARVTDAPNPPQHGGPIRPGPQPGWDAPGSRWGSRALLVVIFLHAIQTG from the exons ATGGGCCGCTACCGCATCGGCGTGGCCACCGGCGCCTGGCTCTTCTCCGGGTCGCACAACCGCGTGCAGCTGTGGCTGGTCGGGGCGCGCGGGGAGGCGCGGCTGGAGCTGCGGCTGCGGCCGGCACGGGGCCAG GAGGAGGAGTTCGAGCGCGAAGTCCCCAAGGACCTGGGGCCCCTGCAGTTCGTGAAGCTGCGCAAACACCACTCGCTGGTGGACGACGCTTGGTTCTGCGACTGCATCACCGTGCGCGGCCCCGGAGCCTGCGAGGAGGCCACCTTCTTCCCCTGCTACCGCTGGGTGCAAGGCCAGGACGTGCTGAGCCTGCCCGAGGGCACcg CGCGCCTGGCAGGAGACAATGCCTTGGACGTGTTCCAGAAGCATCGGGAGAAAGAGCTGAAGGAGAGACGAAGACTGTACTG CTGGGCCACCTGGAAGGAAGGGTTACCCCGGACGATAGCGGCAGAACGCCAGGACGATCTGCCTCCAAACTCGAGGTTCCATGAGGAAAAGAGGCTGGACTTCGAGTGGGCGCTGAAGGCAGG GGCTCTGGAGATGGTCCTCAAGCGCGTTTACACCCTCCTGAGCTCCTGGAGCCGCCTGGAGGATTTTGACCAGATCTTCTGGGGCCAGAAGAGCGACCTGGCTG AGAGGGTTCACCACTGCTGGCGGGACGATGAACTTTTCGGCTACCAGTTCCTCAACGGCGCCAACCCCATGGTGCTGAGACGCTCCGCCTCCCTGCCCTCTCGGCTGGTGCTGCCCTCGGGGACCGAGGCGCTGGGGGCCCAGCTGGAGAGAGAACTCCAG AGCGGTTCCCTGTTTGAGGCTGACTTCAGCCTGCTGGACGGAATCCCGGCCAACGTGATCCGAGGAGAGAAGCAGTACCTGGCCGCCCCCCTCGTGATGCTCCAGATGCGGCCCGAGGGGAAGCTGCTGCCCGTGGTCATCCAG atccagccccccagccccagctgccccGCGCCCCCGCTGTTCCTGCCCTCGGATCCCCCGCTCGCCTGGCTCCTGGCAAAGATCTGGGTCCGCAATTCCGATTTCCAACTGCACCAGCTCCAGTATCATCTGCTCAACACTCACCTGGTGGCCGAGGTCATCGCCGTGGCCACCATGAGGTGCCTCCCAGGGCTGCACCCCGTCTTCAAG ctcctgaTCCCGCACATCCGCTATACCTTGGAAATCAACACCCGGGCCAGATCCCAGCTCATCTCGGAAGGAGGAATATTTGATAAG GCGGTGAGCACTGGCGGAGGGGGCCACGTGCACTTGCTCCGTCGGGCCATGGCCCAGCTGACCTACAGCTCCCTCTGTCCTCCTGACGACCTGGCTGCGCGGGGCCTGCTGGGAATCCCAAGTGCCCTCTACGCCCACGACGCCCTACGGCTCTGGGAGATCATTGCCCG GTACGTGCAGGGCATCGTCCGCCTTTTCTACCACAGGGACGACATCGTGAGAGGGGACCCTGAGCTGCAGGCCTGGTGCCGGGAGATCACCGAGGTGGGGCTGTGCCAGGCCCAGGACCGAG CCCGAGTCACAGATGCCCCTAATCCGCCACAGCACGGGGGCCCGATAAGACCAGGACCACAGCCAGGGTGGGACGCGCCCGGGTCCCGCTGGGGCTCCCGTGCTCTCCTCGTGGTTATTTTCCTACATGCGATACAAACGGGGTGA